In the Vicingaceae bacterium genome, AGCTTTGGCAAATCCCGTACCGCCCTCAACGCTACGTGTGTAATATTCTTCTATTTTCACCTTTAATGGATCAGCGTAATAGGCATTTACAGGCGAGGCAAAAATCATCATGGTGTATTCATCGGCAGGTCTGACCCCAAGTACGGGTTGTGAGGCAAACATAAAAGGACGGATATATAAGGAGGCACCTTTTGACTTAGGTATCCATTCATGGTCTAATTTTACTAATTCCTTAACGGCTTCTACAAACAATTCCTCGGGGAATGAAGGCATACAAAGGCGTTGTGCCGAGACATTAAATCTTTCGGCATTTTTTTCGGGTCTGAATAAAAATACCTCGTTTTTTTCATTTTTATATGCCTTTAAACCCTCAAAAATTGCCTGGCCATAGTGCAAGGCGGCACAAGCAGGATGTAACGAAATGTTTTGGAAGGGGACAATTCTTGGATTTTGCCATGCATTGTTTTTATATTCACAAATAAACATGTGATCGGTGAAAAATTTTCCAAAGACCAAGTTTTCCAAATCAACCTCTTTTAATTTGCTTTCTTTTGTTTTTAGAATGCTAATCTTGTTGGTTTCAGTCATGGTCTCTTGATTATGAGGTTACCTCAAAAATATCAAATTTATTTGAAATATCTAAAATCCTGGTTGTTTTTAATATTTTTCAAAGTGTGATAAATTAATTGAATAACATTTTCAACGTCAGATTGATGAACCATTTCTACTGTCGTGTGCATATATCTCAAAGGTAAAGAAATCAACGCCGACACAACTCCGGCACCCGAATAGGCAAATGCATCGGTGTCTGTGCCGGTAGATCTGGATGCCGCAGCTCTTTGAAATGGAATTTTGTTTTTTTCGGCCGTACGTTCGATTAATTCCCGTAGATTTTGTTGAACCGCAGGTCCTACGGTTATAACAGGTCCCTTTCCGCAGGCAAGATCTCCTTGTTCGATTTTGTTGATCATAGGTGTTTGCGTGTCATGACAGACATCTGTGACAATAGCGACATTGGGTTGAATTTGTTTGACGATCATTTCGGCACCTCTAAGCCCAACTTCTTCTTGAACTGAATTAGTGATATACAATCCATACTCAGGCCGAAAACCGGTTTCTTTCATCAAGCGGGCCACTTCGGCAATCATAAAACCTCCAATGCGGTTGTCTAATGCTCGGCTGACAAAGAAATCGTTAAGTTGCATAAATGTGTCTTCATAAGTGACGACATCACCCACTCTCACACCAAGTTTTTCAACTTCTTCTTTTGAACTGCAACCACAATCAAGGAAAATATTGTTTAATTGAGGGGCTTCTTCTTTACCGGAACGTGTATGTATTGCGGGCCAACCAAATACAGCCTTGACAATGCCTTTTTGGGTATGTATATTCACCCTTTTGGAGGGGGCGATTTGATGATCTGATCCACCATTCCTTCTAAGATAGATAAATCCTTTTTCATTGATATAATGGACAAACCATGAGATTTCGTCGGCATGCGCCTCAATCACCACTTTGTATTTTGCTTTTGGATTAATGATGCCTACTACTGTGCCGTAATTATCAACATAATATTCGTCAATATATGGTTTGATGTAATCTAACCAAAGTTTTTGTCCTCCACTTTCAAAACCTGTTGGCGAAGGATTGTTGAGATACTTTTCCAGAAACGCAAGCGAATTTTTTGTTAAAATAGATTTGCTTTTAGATTTGTTTGTTTGTTTTCCGGATTTTTTTATTTTAGCCATAAATTTTCGATTTTTGCAAATCAAAGAAAAAATACTAAAAATGAAAAGAAGTTTTTTTATTTATGGTTTAATTTTGCTGTGTAGTCTTGGCAAATCACAGGTTCAAGTAGGTGATTCGACTGCAGTTACCAAAGTGCAGGCTCAGGAAGCATATAACAAAGGTGTTGCTGCTCTCGAATCCAAAAACTACATCGAAGCCGTCAATCTCTTTCAAGAAGCAATACGTTTGAATCCTCAATTTGCTAAGGCATATTATAATCTCGGCGTGGCAAAAATGGAACTTAATCAGGTGGAAAGTGCTATTGAAGATTTTAAGAAATCGATTGAAATAAAACCGGACAGCAATTTGTCGTTTTTTTATTTGGGTAAATATTTTTATGAAAACGATCAATTGGACGAGGCATTGAAAAACCTTCAATTTGCATCGATGTTCGACAACAAAAATCCTTTTGTATTTTATTATCTTGGTGCAACTTATTTTTTAAAAGAGCAATATCAGGATGCCTTGGATGCTTTCAATAGAGCCATTGTTCTAAAACCTGATTATGCCTATGCTTATAATGACCGAGGTAGTACGAAAATGAAAACGGAAGATTATTCAGGGGCTATTGTAGATTATAAAAAGGCCATCAGTTATGATCCAAAATTATATTTTGCATACAACAATTTAGGTACGGCCTACCGTAAATCAAATCAACACAAGTTGGCCATAGAAGCATACTCGCAAGCCATAGCGCAAAAAAATGATTACTTCATTGCATATAACAACAGAGGGGCTGCAAAATTTGAAATAGGAGACTTTAAAGGTGCCCTGGAAGATTTTCAGAAAGTAATTTCACTTAATAAAGATTATTTGCCGGCATATTTAAATCTATCGGCCACTTATTTTAAAATGAAAGATTATAAATCTGCTGCCGAATATGCCGGAAAGGTGATTGATAAAGATCCTGAAAATGGATCGGCCTATTTAAATAGAGGCATTGCCAAAGAAATGTTGCGGGACGAAAAAGGCGCATGCGAAGATTGGCAAAAAGCATATGAATTAGGAATTAAAAATGCAAAAGCATATTATCAACAAGTTTGTTCTGAATAAAATTTTTTAAAGTATGAAAAATATAATAGGTTTATTAGTTTGTGCCGGATTGTTTTTTTATGTAGAAACTTTATGGAGCCAGGACATTCCTTTTGAGAAGGCATATTTTAAAGATAGAAAAGATGAATTTAAAATGGCTGTGGATGAGCTCAAAAAAGGGGATGAGTTTTTTGCTCAGGGACCGACACTATACAAGTTGGCTTTGAATCATTATTTGAAAGCAAATGAGGTAAATCCAAATAATTCTACTTTGAATTACAAAATCGGGATGTGTTATTTATTTTCTACTTTTAGAACCAAATCTTTGGAATACCTCGAAAAGGCCAAACAACTTAATCCAAATGTTGCAGAAGACATAGATTTTTATTTGGGCATGTCATACCATCTTAAGATGGAATGGGATAAGGCCATCGAACATTACAAAAAATACAAATTGGTCAGTAAGGATCCCAAAATGCTGGCTGCGGTTGATAAAAAGATACAGGAATGTAATTACGGAAAAGAATATGTTAAAAATCCTGAAAGGGTTTTTATTGATAATTTGGGCTCAAGCATCAACACCAATTATCCCGAATATGGACCCGTAATTTCCACTGATGAATCTGTGATGATTTTTACTTCACGTCGTCCGAACACTACCGGTGGTAAAATGGATGAAAATTTAGGGGAATATTTCGAAGATTTATACATTTCATATAAAGTTGATGGCAAGTGGGCATCTGCACAAAATATGGGAAAACCGGTCAATACCGAAGAACATGATGCTACGGTTGCGCTGAGTCCCGACGGTATGAAGTTGATTATCTATAACGATGACAAAGGCGACGGTAATTTATATGAATGTAAACGCACACCTGAAGGATGGTCCAAACCTGAAAGAATGGACTATGGAACCATCAATACCAAATATCATGAATCATCCGCATCTTATTCGGCAGATCAAAAAACCTTGTATTTTGTCAGTAATCGTGAGGGAGGTTTTGGAGGACGGGACATCTGGATGAGTAAATACGATGAGAAAAAGAAAAAATGGGGCGAACCCATTAACCTTGGCCCAAACATCAATACAAAGTATGATGAAGAAAGTGTGTTGATTCACCCCGATGGCGTTACACTCTATTTTTCTTCGCAAGGACATACTTCCATGGGAGGATACGATATTTTTAAATCAGAACTTAAAAATGGTGTTTGGCAGAAACCTCAAAATCTCGGATATCCCATTAATACCCCCGACGATGATGTTTTTTTTGTAATTAATGCCAGTGGCCGTAGAGGATATTATGCTTCATTTAAACCTGATGGTTATGGAGAAAAAGATATTTACATGATAACGTTTTTAGGTCCGGAGAAACCCGTCATGATCCAAACCGAAGACAATCTCATTGCATCAAAAACAGCCCCTGTAAAAGAAAAAATTATTGAAAAACCTGTGGAAATTACCACACGTAAACTTACGCTTCTAAAAGGTTATATCAAAGACCAAAAAACCATGAAACCGGTGTTGGCTGAAATTGAGTTGATCGATATTGACGATAACGTTTCATTGGCAACCTTTAATAATGATGCATCCACAGGAAAATATCTTGTTACCCTTCCTTCCGGGAATAACTACGGAATAGCCGTTAAATCCAAAGGTTATCTTTTCCACTCCGAAAATTTCAATATTCCCGAAGAAACGGCTTTTAGGGAAATTAACAAAGATATTTATTTGCAGCCTTTGGAACCCGGCAGCAAAGTTATTTTGAAAAACATTTTTTATGATTACAACAAGGCAACTTTACGTCCTGAATCTATGAGTGAATTGGATAGGGTGGTAGAACTACTTAAAAACAACCCTACTTTGAAAGTTGAACTTTCAGCCCATACTGATAGCAGGGGAAGTGATGCTTACAATCAAAAATTATCCGAACAAAGAGCCCAATCATGTGTGGACTACTTGATATCAAAAGGGATAGACCCATCAAGAGTTGTAGCCAAAGGATATGGCGAAACTCAACCTGTTATAACCGACGCCGAAATAAATAAATTGAAAACAGAAGAAGAAAAAGAGGAGGCCCATCAACAAAACCGTAGAACCGAAATTAAAGTTATAGCCATATGAAAAAGCCCGGTCTGTTATCGTTAATTTTAGTATTAACTTTCTTCGCAATACATGCATATTCTCAAGTATCCGTTGATGTTTCTAAGAAAAAGTATTCTTCCTGGGAAGAAGCTATAAAAAATCCCGAGTCGGTTACGCATCTTGATTTATCTCTTCAACAATTAAAGGAGCTGCCTAAGGAAATAGCGCTTTTTAAAAATTTAGAAGTATTGGACCTGTCTTTTAATCATCTAACCGATCTTCCCGCTGAGTTGAATGAATTAAAAAAATTAAAGATACTGGATTTGTCCGGTTGCCGTCGTATGCGGCAATTGCCGGCTGTTGTCAAAGAAATGAACTGGCTTGAAGAAATCAGAATTATAGACATTCCCGAATGGAGCGATGCTAAAAAAGCAGCATTGGCAAAAGAATTGGCACCTGTAAAAGTGGTATATTAAGTCCGGCGTTTTATGAAAAGACAGAAAGAAATAAATGCCTTTATCCGCTTGCTTGATATCATGGACGATTTGAGAGAGAAATGTCCTTGGGACAAAAAACAAACGCTTGAATCTCTTCGCCCTTTGACTATTGAAGAAGTATATGAATTGTCCGAAACAATTCTGAAAAAAGATTTAAACGGACTTGAAAAAGAGTTAGGAGATGTATTGTTGCATATTGTCTTTTATGCAAAAATTGGCAAAGAACTCAATGCTTTCGATATATCCTCTGTTATTAACCGATTATGTGAAAAGTTGATTGAACGGCATCCACATATTTATGGTTCTGTTAAAGTAGAAAATGAAGAGGAGGTGAAATCAAACTGGGAAAAACTTAAGTTAAAAGAAGGCAATCAATCGGTTTTGTCAGGCGTGCCCGACTCTTTGCCTTCCATCCTTCAGGCATTTAGAATACAGGAAAAAGTAAGAGGGGTAGGATTTGATTGGGAAAATGTGGATGATGTTTGGAATAAAGTGAAGGAAGAATGGGATGAATTTTCTCACGCAGTAAAAGTTTCGCAAAAAGATAAAATGGAAGAAGAGTTTGGAGACTTACTTTTTGCGCTCGTCAATTTATCGAGATTTTATGGCATCAATCCGGATGAGGCACTTTATAAAGCGAATATGAAGTTCAAAAAGAGATTTCAAAAAATGGAGGAAATGATAAAGTCACAAGGAAAAGAAATTACTTCCATGAAATTGGCTGAGATGGATCAATATTGGGATAAAGTGAAAGAAGATGAAAAGAAAATTTAAAATACTTATACTATGAAAACTAATTTTTTAATTTTTGTAATAATGTTGACTACTCTTGTATCATGCCAACAACATGATGAAAATGCAAATGTGGAGGATCTTTCTATACCTACCGATTCAGTTATTGACGCACCACAGGCTCATGATGAAACCTATATGTTTCCGTCTCCGTTGCAAATAGCAGTTATATTGAAAAAAGCAGGGTTGACTTATCAACCGGGAATAACCAATGATTTGACAAAAGTAAATCAATACGAAACTAAACTGAAGCAAAAGTTGAATTTCGGGGTTTATGCGGCGGATTTAGCTTATCTTGTTTTAAATAAACAAAATCAGGAGGCAATCAATACTATCAAAACTTTAGATAAGTTATCGGAAAAGCTATGGATGACCAATTTATTTAGCAATCTTGATATAATGAAAAGATTTGAAAGAAATTTGGATAATGAAGATTCTCTTGTTACGATCATTGCAGACCTTCAAATGACGGTGGATGATTATTTGGAAACAAACGGATTGAAAGACAATGCCGCTGTTATTTTTGCCGGAGCATGGATAGAAACAATGTATATTGCATCAAAAGTTAATCAAACCAAACCGAAAGAAGAATTAATAAAACGATTGGGAGAACAAAAATTGATTTTAAAACAAATTATCGATGCTTTAAAATTATCGGAAGAACACGATTATTCGGATTTAATCGATAAATTAAATACACTTTATCCATTGTTTCCGGAAATTCAAGAAAATACAGATGATGCGAATAATGGAAACAATATTGAGAAGGATTCGTATAAACTAAGTGATGAACAATTAAAAGAAATTTCCCGAATAATAGAAAATTTAAGAAACGAGATTGTAACTATATAAAAATCGGTTTAGTATGAAAAAAATAAAAATATTTTTCCCTTTTTTATTGTCTTTATCCTTATTGATGGCTCAAAGCCAGGTTGGTGAATGTAATTCCAAAGCACTCAAAGACGCCGTGCTTGATTTGTTAAAGCCCTACAAATATGATTCATCTAAAATTATTCGTTTTGAGTATTCTGGAGAAGAACAAGTTAAAGAAACCGAAGTGCCTTTATTTATGGGTGAAAAATACCGTTTTATTTTCAATCTGAATGCTGCTCCTTTGGGAGCAGAAGTGAGAGTATATGACAAATCATCAAATAGCAGAAAAAGAAAGTTGTTGTATTCTTCAAAAAATAAAGATACAGATAAACCCGGGATTTTTGTATTTGAGCCACAAAAGTCCAAAACTATGTATATTGATATTGTAATTCCCCCTACTGACAAACAAAATCAAAGAGGTTGTGTGGTTTTCGTGCTTGGCTATAAAATTTAGTTTATTTATAATCCCTTTTCTTTATTGTTTAAAAGGAAAAACTCAGAATCAATCCATTGATACTGCTTTGATTTCTGATTTACAATTTTTTTGTAATTATTATCAAATTCCATTTGATTCCGGGTCAATTGAATTATACAGGATTAGTGCCGACTGGTTAGGGGCAAAATATGCCTACAATGGCCGGTCCTGTCATGGAATTGATTGTTCAGGGTTGGTGAAAACGTTCTGGCAGATATTGTATGGAGCAGATTTATCCGGTTCTTCTGCCGATCTTTTCAAACTTTGCGAGGTGATAGAAGATTCGTCTATGTGGTTGCCGGGTGATTGGGTATTTTTTAAAATTGCCAAAAACAAAATTTCCCATTCAGGCATTTATTTGGGGAACAATAAATTTATTCACTCCACAACACGTGCCGGAGTGATTATATCCGATTTAGATGAACCCTACTATAAAAAGCATTTTTATGCTGTAGGAAGATTAAAAAAATAAAAATGTCAGCAAGCGAAAAGAACATTATTGTATTTGATATTGGCAATGTTTTGTTGCCTTATGATTGGGGGAGGATCCTTTATGCATTGCCCGGAGTAAGCAGGACTAACCTTTACGATTGGTTGCATGATGAGGTCTACGATGCATATGAAAAGGGTTTAATTGACGAAAAAGTATTGCTTCTCGAATTTAATAAACATTTCCATTCAAAATTTGATGAACAACGTTTGTTTACGTTGTTTAATGAGATATTTCTAGAACCTCCCGGATATGTGGGAAAAATGATACCGGAATTGGCAAAACGCTATCATTTGTATGCATTAAGCAATACATGCCATTGGCATGAAATCTATTTTATGGAAAAATTGAAAGATACTTGGGTATACTTCGAAAAGATATTTTGTTCACACCATCTGCATCTGCGCAAGCCGTCCGAAGAAATTTATAAATTGGTCGAAAAAGAAATAAAAGCAGAAAATCAAAAAATCATATTTTTGGATGATAAAATAGAAAACATAGAATCTGCAAAATTGGCCGGTTGGCATGCAATACATGTCCCCACTCTTGATGAAGTGGAAAATCAATTAAAAAAGCTCATAGATCATGAATGAATTTTTTGAAACAACACTATTTCAACAAGGGAATATCAAAATCACCATATTTACATTAGTACAAATTGCCATTTTGTTTTTCGTGATTTTTGTTATACTGGTGGGTATTAGAAAGGCCCTGTTCAGGTCGCCTAAATTGGATATTGGAAGAAAATATGCACTGTTTAATTTGGTTAAGTACATTTTTATAGTTTTAACTTTTCTATTTACCTTGCAAATTTTGGGTTTCAATCTTTCGGTGATTCTTGCCGGTTCAGCTGCATTGCTGGTAGGTTTGGGAATTGGTTTGCAGAATCTTTTCAATGACTTTATTTCCGGGATAATTATATTAATAGATGGAACTGTGGAAGTGAATGATATCATACAGGTAAATGATCTTGTTTGCAAGGTAAAGGAAATTAAACTTCGCACGACTAAAGTTATCACGAGGGATGAGCGATACATAATATTGCCTAATTCTTACCTCACATCGAATCTCGTTCAGAATTGGACACACAACAATGAATCTGCTCGTTTTGAGGTGAGTGTAGGAGTGGAATATTCTTCCGACCCTCAATTGGTGACAAACTTATTGATTGAAGCTGCCAAAAATGTAAATAAAATTGATCAAAACAAAACGCCGTTTGTTCGTTTTAACGAATTTGCAGATTCCGCATTGATTTTTACTGTTTATTTTTGGTCTGATGAAATTTTTAGAATCGAAAACATTAAAAGTGAGTTGAGATACAAGATCTTCGAATTGTTTAAACAAAATGGCGTGGGAATTCCTTTTCCACAAAGAGTGGTACATTTTGCAACAACTCTGAAGACAGAAAATCAATCTTAGTTGTTTTTTTACAGAATCTGAATGAATGTTATCACTGACAAGAAACATTTACAGGATTTTAAATTTCTCGGTATCAATGTTGAAATAAACTTTTGCTTTTAAGATAGAGTTCTAATGTAGAAGAAAATTTGTTTGAAAACAAAAAAGGGTCTTAGAAAGACCCTTTTTTGGCGTGACTCCGGAGGGAGTCGAACCCCCAACCTTCTGATCCGTAGTCAGATGCTCTATCCAGTTAAGCTACGGAGTCATTTTGCGGGTGCAAATATAAACAAACATCTGTTTTTTTACAAGTAATTAAAATTACTTTTCAAAAATACATCCTATATGTTTGCGTTAAAATTTATTTAATTTTACACGCACAATCTTGACAAATGGTCAATAAAACAACCGTAAATATCATTAAAGGCAATTTTCCACGTTGGATGATTTTTTTGATTGATTTAACCATTGTTATACTTTCATTGACATTGGCTTATTTGTTGAGATTTAATTTCAATATACCACAAGTGGAAATCAAAACCTTCCCTTTGGTTTATTCACTTGTATTGTCAACAAGAATGCTCTCTTTCTTGGTTTCCAAGATCTATGCGGGCATCATCAGATATACATCAGCTAAGGATGCAGAAAAAATCTTTTTGACAATTCTGTCGGGTAGTTTGTTTTTTGTTATAGTCAATTTAGTGAATCATTATATCTTAAAAGGACCGTATATCATTCCTTTTTCGGTTTTGATTATTGAATATTTAATCTCTACGTTTCTTTTGATAAGTTTCAGGGTGATGGTAAAAACCTTATATTACGAGATTAAAAATTTTAACAAGGATAACAAGTCAATCATCATTTATGGGGCAGGCGAATCCGGTGTGATTGCAAAACGCACTATAGACAGGGATGCTGCTTCTAAATATAAAGTGATAGCTTTTGTTGATGAGGATAAAAGAAAAGCCGGTAAAACCATTGAAGGAGTGAGAATTTATCACATTTCCGAATTGGAAGAATTGTTGCAAAACAATGATGTAGCTCATATTATCGTGGCGATTCAAAGAATTAAACCTGAGAAAATCAATGAAATTGCAGATTTGGCTTTAAAATATAATACAAAGGTATTGCATGTTCCTCCGGTGCAAAAATGGATAAATGGAGAACTTACTTTTAAACAAATCAAAAAAATTAAAATCGAAGATTTGCTCGGGCGGGAACCGATCGTGATAGATGAGGAAAATATAAAAAAATCACTTTTTTCGAAAACAATACTTGTAACCGGGGCAGCCGGATCTATTGGCTCTGAAATTACAAGGCAACTTTTACAGTATTCACCTAAAAAACTTATATTAATCGACCAGGCAGAAACCCCGATGTATGAATTGCAATTAGAGGTGGAAAATACTTTTCATGCCAAAAATGTAGAATTTATACTTGCCGATATTTGTGAAGAAGTGAGAATTGAAAAAGTTTTCGAAACATTTCAGCCGGAAATTGTTTTTCACGCAGCAGCATACAAGCATGTGCCTTTGATGGAAGAGAACCCTTCAGAAGCAGTTTGGGTCAATGTTAGAGGAACAAAAATCCTGGCCGATCTTGCCTTAAAACATAATGTTAAAAAATTTGTTTTTGTTTCTACCGATAAAGCGGTAAATCCAACCAATGTGATGGGCGCATCCAAACGGATTGCAGAAATTTATTGTCAAACCTTAAATAAACTTGGCAAAACCAAGTTTGTTACTACCCGTTTTGGTAACGTTTTGGGATCAAACGGTTCGGTTATCCCGTTATTTAGAAAGCAGATAGAATCCGGTGGACCTGTCACTATCACACATCCTGAAATAACCAGATTTTTTATGACAATACCTGAAGCTTGTCGTTTGGTTTTAGAGGCCGGGGTGATGGGGGATGGAGGTGAGATTTTTGTTTTTGATATGGGTGAAAGAGTAAAAATTGTCGATCTGGCAAAGAAAATGATTAAACTTTCAGGATTAACCTTGGGGAAAGACATTCAAATAGTTTTCACAGGATTGCGTCCCGGTGAAAAATTGCACGAAGAATTGCTGAATAATGATGAAAATACTCTTCCAACACATCATCCAAGAATATTGAAAGCCAAAGTGAAAGATTGCGATTTGCAAGTTTTAAAACAAATTGATGAATTGATTGCTTTGATAGAAAGCCAAAATGATTTTTTGATCGTAAAAAAAATGAAAGAAATTGTCCCCGAGTATGTCAGCAATAATTCTGTGTTCGTTCAGCTGGATTGATTATCAAAAATTGCCGTTAAGCAGTTATTGGCTCTCTTCTTTTTTACAGGCTTCATCAGGTTGGGCACCACATATGCTGCACGAAACTCCCTGTTCCTTCAACAATGGATTGTTTCCGGCACATGTTCCCGAAAATTCCCCATTCTTTTTGAAAATGATTTTAACGGCTATTCCGGCCACAGCAAAAACCAAAAGTAATATGGTTAGCAATAAAGTTTCCATGCCTCAAAATTCTTAAAAAAAATAGTTTTTTGTTTAAAACATAAATAATTTTAACAAATTTGAAAAAAATTATGGAAGGTAAATGGGCGTTAATAACCGGTGCATCAAGCGGAATAGGTAAAGAATTGGCTTATTTGCATGCACAAAAGGGAGACAATCTAATCTTAATTGCTCGCAATCTTCGATCATTGGAGGAGATTCAACAAGACATCGAAGCCTCATGCCGGGTGAAAGTATTGATTTTTTCATTGGATTTAAGCGACAATCAAGCTCCTTTGAATTTATATACAGAAATAAAACATTTGGGTATCGTTCCTGATTATTTGATAAATAATGCCGGTTTTGGTCAGGTTGGATATTTTCATGAAATACCGGATAATGTACATCTTAATATGATTAATTTGAATGTTACCGCACTTACTTTAATTACAAGATATTTCATACCCGATATGATAAAAAAAGGAGGAGGGAGAATTTTACTGGTTTCATCAACGGCTTCATTACTTCCCGGGCCGAAACAGGCCGTTTATTTTGCCACAAAAGCTTATGTCACTTCTCTTGGATATGCCTTGTATCAGGAGCTGAAAAAACATGGTATTTCAGTGACTACATTATTGCCCGGTGCCACCAAAACTGATTTTGGACGTGTGTCCGGAATGGATAAAACCAAATTATTTGCAACAGCTGCTAATGCTTTTGATGTGGCAAAAGCAGGATTTGAAGGAATGTTAAAAGGTA is a window encoding:
- the dltE gene encoding short-chain dehydrogenase yields the protein MEGKWALITGASSGIGKELAYLHAQKGDNLILIARNLRSLEEIQQDIEASCRVKVLIFSLDLSDNQAPLNLYTEIKHLGIVPDYLINNAGFGQVGYFHEIPDNVHLNMINLNVTALTLITRYFIPDMIKKGGGRILLVSSTASLLPGPKQAVYFATKAYVTSLGYALYQELKKHGISVTTLLPGATKTDFGRVSGMDKTKLFATAANAFDVAKAGFEGMLKGKRKVIAGVPIYMRVFLPLLPLIPTSVILKIVDYLQTPKN
- a CDS encoding capsular polysaccharide biosynthesis protein, coding for MVNKTTVNIIKGNFPRWMIFLIDLTIVILSLTLAYLLRFNFNIPQVEIKTFPLVYSLVLSTRMLSFLVSKIYAGIIRYTSAKDAEKIFLTILSGSLFFVIVNLVNHYILKGPYIIPFSVLIIEYLISTFLLISFRVMVKTLYYEIKNFNKDNKSIIIYGAGESGVIAKRTIDRDAASKYKVIAFVDEDKRKAGKTIEGVRIYHISELEELLQNNDVAHIIVAIQRIKPEKINEIADLALKYNTKVLHVPPVQKWINGELTFKQIKKIKIEDLLGREPIVIDEENIKKSLFSKTILVTGAAGSIGSEITRQLLQYSPKKLILIDQAETPMYELQLEVENTFHAKNVEFILADICEEVRIEKVFETFQPEIVFHAAAYKHVPLMEENPSEAVWVNVRGTKILADLALKHNVKKFVFVSTDKAVNPTNVMGASKRIAEIYCQTLNKLGKTKFVTTRFGNVLGSNGSVIPLFRKQIESGGPVTITHPEITRFFMTIPEACRLVLEAGVMGDGGEIFVFDMGERVKIVDLAKKMIKLSGLTLGKDIQIVFTGLRPGEKLHEELLNNDENTLPTHHPRILKAKVKDCDLQVLKQIDELIALIESQNDFLIVKKMKEIVPEYVSNNSVFVQLD
- a CDS encoding nucleoside triphosphate pyrophosphohydrolase gives rise to the protein MKRQKEINAFIRLLDIMDDLREKCPWDKKQTLESLRPLTIEEVYELSETILKKDLNGLEKELGDVLLHIVFYAKIGKELNAFDISSVINRLCEKLIERHPHIYGSVKVENEEEVKSNWEKLKLKEGNQSVLSGVPDSLPSILQAFRIQEKVRGVGFDWENVDDVWNKVKEEWDEFSHAVKVSQKDKMEEEFGDLLFALVNLSRFYGINPDEALYKANMKFKKRFQKMEEMIKSQGKEITSMKLAEMDQYWDKVKEDEKKI
- a CDS encoding hypothetical protein (possible pseudo, internal stop codon, frameshifted), producing the protein MQIKEKILKMKRSFFIYGLILLCSLGKSQVQVGDSTAVTKVQAQEAYNKGVAALESKNYIEAVNLFQEAIRLNPQFAKAYYNLGVAKMELNQVESAIEDFKKSIEIKPDSNLSFFYLGKYFYENDQLDEALKNLQFASMFDNKNPFVFYYLGATYFLKEQYQDALDAFNRAIVLKPDYAYAYNDRGSTKMKTEDYSGAIVDYKKAISYDPKLYFAYNNLGTAYRKSNQHKLAIEAYSQAIAQKNDYFIAYNNRGAAKFEIGDFKGALEDFQKVISLNKDYLPAYLNLSATYFKMKDYKSAAEYAGKVIDKDPENGSAYLNRGIAKEMLRDEKGACEDWQKAYELGIKNAKAYYQQVCSE
- the mscS-2 gene encoding mechanosensitive ion channel protein MscS, with amino-acid sequence MNEFFETTLFQQGNIKITIFTLVQIAILFFVIFVILVGIRKALFRSPKLDIGRKYALFNLVKYIFIVLTFLFTLQILGFNLSVILAGSAALLVGLGIGLQNLFNDFISGIIILIDGTVEVNDIIQVNDLVCKVKEIKLRTTKVITRDERYIILPNSYLTSNLVQNWTHNNESARFEVSVGVEYSSDPQLVTNLLIEAAKNVNKIDQNKTPFVRFNEFADSALIFTVYFWSDEIFRIENIKSELRYKIFELFKQNGVGIPFPQRVVHFATTLKTENQS
- a CDS encoding branched-chain-amino-acid aminotransferase, whose product is MTETNKISILKTKESKLKEVDLENLVFGKFFTDHMFICEYKNNAWQNPRIVPFQNISLHPACAALHYGQAIFEGLKAYKNEKNEVFLFRPEKNAERFNVSAQRLCMPSFPEELFVEAVKELVKLDHEWIPKSKGASLYIRPFMFASQPVLGVRPADEYTMMIFASPVNAYYADPLKVKIEEYYTRSVEGGTGFAKAAGNYAAALYPARLAQQKGYHQLIWTNAITHEFIEESGTMNIFFQFDDTLVTPPLDKKTILAGITRDSILTLAKQYKIPVEVRPVKVSELIESIEKGTLKDIFGAGTAATIAPIALISYKEKDYQCPPLQQREFSNFAANYLEKLRKGLIDDPFNWRIKVM
- the ybbC gene encoding hydrolase; the protein is MSASEKNIIVFDIGNVLLPYDWGRILYALPGVSRTNLYDWLHDEVYDAYEKGLIDEKVLLLEFNKHFHSKFDEQRLFTLFNEIFLEPPGYVGKMIPELAKRYHLYALSNTCHWHEIYFMEKLKDTWVYFEKIFCSHHLHLRKPSEEIYKLVEKEIKAENQKIIFLDDKIENIESAKLAGWHAIHVPTLDEVENQLKKLIDHE
- a CDS encoding peptidase M42, with the protein product MAKIKKSGKQTNKSKSKSILTKNSLAFLEKYLNNPSPTGFESGGQKLWLDYIKPYIDEYYVDNYGTVVGIINPKAKYKVVIEAHADEISWFVHYINEKGFIYLRRNGGSDHQIAPSKRVNIHTQKGIVKAVFGWPAIHTRSGKEEAPQLNNIFLDCGCSSKEEVEKLGVRVGDVVTYEDTFMQLNDFFVSRALDNRIGGFMIAEVARLMKETGFRPEYGLYITNSVQEEVGLRGAEMIVKQIQPNVAIVTDVCHDTQTPMINKIEQGDLACGKGPVITVGPAVQQNLRELIERTAEKNKIPFQRAAASRSTGTDTDAFAYSGAGVVSALISLPLRYMHTTVEMVHQSDVENVIQLIYHTLKNIKNNQDFRYFK